The genomic region AATACCAAATCCCCCATTTCTTTTGAACGAAATGTAGCAATTCTTCAAACGCTCCCCACAAAATGGACGTGACCCTTGTTCTGGTCTTAAGCCTTTTCAATTCGCGATTCGCGAATTACGAAATAATCTTTACGCGTAATCGAAGAGAGCACATTGAATTCTGAATATTTTAGCTTTAACCAACTTTTACCTTATTGAATATGCCAAAGCCAAAACTGACCTACCCGCGATTCACCCTGGGCGTAACGCTTAAAGACTCTCCTTATCCTATCGAAAGAGAGATTGTAGTGAGTTCGACGGACAGCTTAAATGATCTTCATTTCTACATTCAAAGCGCGATGCCGTGGCAGAACTATCACTTACATGAATTTCGACGTGAGATTGGTTCAAACGATATAGTTACCTACGGCGATGCCCACTTTGAAGAAGTACCCAGTGAAAATGATACAAAGCTGCACGCCCTCGATAGTGTTTTCACGAAAAAAGGAGACACCATACTTTATGAATACGACTTCGGTGACAGTTGGCTGCACGAAATAAAGCTATTGAATATTATTCATGACCCACAGGCCTATCCCGTAACTCCATTTCTTCGTTCCGCAAAAGGCGCTTGTC from Flavobacteriales bacterium harbors:
- a CDS encoding plasmid pRiA4b ORF-3 family protein produces the protein MPKPKLTYPRFTLGVTLKDSPYPIEREIVVSSTDSLNDLHFYIQSAMPWQNYHLHEFRREIGSNDIVTYGDAHFEEVPSENDTKLHALDSVFTKKGDTILYEYDFGDSWLHEIKLLNIIHDPQAYPVTPFLRSAKGACPPEDCGGPPGFAHFLEVLNNTKHPEHKETKQWGESQGFRGTQEDEDHLELHLSLTYHKKMEVYYPDTGLFDEFYDDYME